tgctgcagtagaTGGTGAATCCTCCTGCATGCAGCTGACATGCAACGAGTGTAAGGCAAGCTTTGAGCAGAgcaagcaattgcagcagcatttaagCGAACAACATGAGATCTTTAAGCTGCTGGTGCCCAAAGAGGAGCCAAGCGAACCCATGGTTAGCATTCCATGCGATCTGGCGCGGAGCAAGCCCAGCTGCCTGGCAGTGCCGTCGCCAGAGCTGCCAGAGACACCGCCGCCGGAGAAAGAGGCGACTGACAAAGATGATCTCGCTATGATAAGCGCCATGGTGGCAGAGATAGCAGCCGAGCGCAGTAACAAGGTCACAAAGATGATTATCAAGCTGCCAGTGGGCAAGGGGCGCGGACGCAAGCGCAAAAAGGACAAGCAACAGGCAAAGGAGCCGGCAGAGCAGCCAGCTGAGGCGCAACAAGCAGAGCAGCCAGCACAGCAGCCAGAagcagagcaaacaacaaatgaggTAAgccaaagtaattaaattaattacaggtaattactttaattgttttattttttaggaGCCAGCCAATGCGCGCAATGGCAAACGCAAGCGAGCGCACAAGACACAAAAGTCCGTCGAAAAGGAAATGGAAAATGATGTGGAGCAACGTTCGCCGCAAGTGCAGCCACTGCCCGAGCCGGAGCCAGAGCCGGAGATTAAAGAGGAGCCGGAACCGCGACGTGCGCGCAAGTCACGCACCTGTGTGGACTACGTGGTCGATGTCAAGGATGAAGAAGATGAGGACGTCGACATAGAAGACGCACAATCAGATGCCGAAAGCATTTCGCCACTCAACAGCTCCACAGATGACAGTCTCGTGTTGAAGTCGATTAAGCGTGAATCCTCAGAGGAATCTCAGCGCAATGGCGGCACCATACACACCTGTAACTTTTGCAGCAAAACCTTTCAGCGCTTCTCTCGCCTGCAGGATCATCTGCGACTGCATACGGGCGAGAAGCCGCATGTATGTGGCCAATGTGGACGCGCGTTTCGCTTGAAGATGCGTCTAACCGAGCATCAGCTGCGCCATCGTACCGAGAAGGCGTTCAAGTGCGAGATTTGCGcactgccacttgccaccAAACAGGACATGGCGCTGCATATGCGTCACCATAAGAACGATCGACGCTATAAGTGCGAGCGCTGCGGCAAAGGATTCGTTCGCAGCTCCGATTTGGCCATACACGTGCGTGTCCACACCGGCGAGAAGCCCTACAGCTGCGACATTTGCTCCAAGGCGTTCCGCGCACGCCAAAATCTGGTTGTGCATCGTCGTACGCATCTCGGCGAGAAGCCCATCGAGTGCACGTTGTGCGACAAGCGCTTTGCGCGTAAAATCGACATGCGCGTGCACATGCGCAGACACACAGGTGAGTgggcaacaaaagctgccagCTAACATTTATCTAATGCACATTTGATTGCTGTAGGCGAGAAACCGTTCAACTGCAGCGCCTGTCAACGTGGCTACTCCTCGCGTGTTAATCTGCAGCGGCATCAGCAGCGTGAGCATGCTGGCGAAACGCTTAAAGCTGACGAGGAAGGAGCCGGAGCAGTCCACGACAGAGGAGAGCAAATCAAAGCCAGCTGCGCGTCGTCCACGGCGAGAGAAGCTGAAGGAAAAGATTGCCGCGCAGGAGAAACTGCTGAACGATTTAAAGCGCAGTCTCAGCACGCTGACAGACATTGCCGAGGAGCTGCCAGCTGCGTCAGACGCCGAGTCCAAGCTAGGCGTCAGTGAATTAGCTGCTGATGCGGGAGCAGGCGCACCTGCGCAGGTTTCTGTAACTGTCTCCATGCAGGTGGAGCCGGCCAAGGCGGAcgacgaggaggaggaggaggagatTACGCCAGAGAAGGAGAATGCGTTGTCGAGCGTCGCGCCCGCAGACACGGCCACAAGCAATGGCAAAGCAAAGGCTAATCGCAAGATTACGAGCTACTTTACGGTTGTTGGTCAACAGGCGGAAATCTAAAGACTTATCTGAAACTCCAATCAACACTTCTTACTCATTAGCTTAAGTTGCCACTGTACTTGAAACTCTGTAGCTTAGTGTAGGGTACACCTCGCAGACTTGGAGACGTTTTCAAATTTCCTACAtaagcttttcaattttgcagGGATTAAGTAttctttatatgcatatatacttaGTAACGAAACATACAATGaagtcaacattttttttgaagagtacatatatattttgagaAATGCATTTACTTAGCATTAAACATAACGAAGAAGAGGAAGAAGAAAAGACTATGTTTTAAAagcattatataaaatatgaatcataaaaagagaaaataatcAAGCAAGAGACTGTTGTAAAGAGTTTACATAGACACAACTTTTTTGAAAGACAAGTCAACTATTTAATGAAAGAATTGTGAATAGCATATAAGCCACACAAATGAGAAATGTAAAGCAAACTTAAACCgagcagctttagcttaatatttccactttggctgcagcaattgcGTTTGAAACTTTTATTAGTGCATATTCGGCacatgaatttcaattttcaatttaagcaatgTTCTCATTTAAATTCCAAATTATATCTAGTTACgctattgtaatttttaagaaCTTTTTACAAGACAGCGctaagctatatacatatatattgtatttatttagtagTAATAGTGTgtaagcatttattttcactcatcatttatatattaaacacatatttttattaacttgaaTCTTAAGCAAAGCGAAAAGACAACGCACAAAAAGTCAAACAGAGCAAACAAAGCCAGAACAAAAGTatcaattttgtaatttaagacaaatacacgcatacatataaatcTCTAAatgagcaaacacacacacaccatttatatatttatacatatatttgtattaataagCATATGTAATTGCATACATCAATTGCATGCATGCAAGAGTCCAatgaaaatacatacatatacatatacaaatacatttaatataatacttGTACGTATGCcaatgcggcatgtggcaagcacatCGCAATTGTTGCTCGACTATCAACCCTTGGTTACCTGGGGTGTCTCTTGTCCGTGCcaactgtagctgtagctgtagctgtggccAGGCGAACGAGCATTTCATGGCCTTTAGTTTTatgagcgagcagcagcagctgccgctctCTTGTTCTAGCGCGGGGATCTACGGGGGTTGTCACATTATGCTGAGAGCAAATATTACAGTTCAAAACTCAGGCTAGTTTGTCATTGCGATTGTAATATATGGGGTGGCTTTGCACTATATAGCAAAGGGTAGTGTTTTCAGACAGATTACTTATGCTTGAATATTAGATCAATGAACCGAGTGGCCTTGAAATgcgcgcataaatttttataaattattgtaacaTATTTAAGAGACTCACTCATaactttaagctttagctctttttattttgcatatgcttCGAGCTTAATTTATGATGCTTGCCATATTTTTGACACTTGCTCTTATCATCAGCAAGCCATCGCAatgactatttatttatatgtatgtgtacattttttttctgcctgcattattcatatataatttttgacaCTCTGACGGAACAGCATGTcgtttgtaaacaaaagcgcacacCAAACAAAAGCTTGAGTTTCTCTTGTTGCCGTTGTTATTGggtttttaataaaatcagcaaaaacccaataaaacaacaaagctaagcaaaaataGCCAGCAAAATAGAgctgcagccaaacaaaacataatgcaaaataacaacaacaacaagaacagcaaaaaatacaaatagagAAAGAGTAGCAGATAAAAGTTTGCGTTTTGCATGCGCATTCAATgcaatattacgcatacgacgtgttgtattttaaatgtgtgtgtgtcagtttgtgtgtgtgtgtgtgtgtaaagtacAGCAGTCCAAAAATATAGTCAACGTGACAGCAAACATGCAGACAATagtaacacacatacatgcaaacagCTGGCGATTTTTGTTGtgcacaaaatatgcaaattaagtgCGGcgactttttgttgttgctgctgctgatgtagAAAGCGTAactaaaacagcaaaaaaaaaaagattatataaaaaatatgtgtataatgcaaaaaaaagcGATAAACGTATACACATTATTTGGCTGACGGCCGTAGAAAGCCAGCAAAGCAAGCTGAaaaaatcaagtatacgccccGTCGTACAGTCAACAAAGGCAGCAacgtgcatatgtgtgtgtgtgtctccaTTCGTGTGCGCTTGTACGTGTggcgctgtttgtttgtgtttgtgtctgtacGCTGATCGCTGCTCAAAGCCGCAGAGCCGCAACCACAGCCCGTCGCTCAgttctttttttcttgcttCTTTTTCATTCGTATATTTTGGCTGTGCCAGCATTTTCACacttttttgtgctgctgccattgttgaATTTTCGTTTCAGTCTCAGACTTTAGACTTTGGtcttcttttgatttttgctttttgttttcgctttcgCAGCTGTggttaattttaaaactacCCATAAAAGCCGCACACAGCGCTAGCGCTAACAGCGACGGCAACGGCGACGCcaacgtcagcagcgacgctttgGTCGcccttttgctgttgttgcttttgtcgcCCAAACAATTTACTCTGGCAGCGCGCTCTGCTGAACGTTCTGCTTGCTGCATTCTTTGCGGTCATTAACATGCTGTGTGGAACGTGTTTGCTTAATGTTGTTAAAGTTGCTCTTTGCGTTgccgtttttgttgttttcttttttattgttgtctggTAGCGTCTGCCGGTTCTCTGtttctagttgttgttgttgctattgcttcGATTGAGTAGTCGTTGATCAGCGACGTTAGCCAACACTGTTttagagagcaagagagcgcgcgttCGTTTGAATCgatatttgaatttcaagcGCTGCGTTTGCGCAGTGTTCATGCAATAAATGATCAACAAATCAAAGGCAAGCGAATAACAAGTTTAGTTTTAGCTACTACTTCATTAGgatagcataaattaattaattgtaaattcatACAGAATACACTGTCCCCAATGGGGTTACTATAATTCTGATCTTTGCATTCCACgccaattaacaattattacaCATAATTTAAAACCGCTGTTGACAGCACATCAGTGCAGTCAataagcattgaaattatttgttcATAAATCACGCagtgcttaataaataaaaatcgcAGTTCATTTCCGTTTATAGCGAGCAAATACAGTGCAAGCcaacaatgcaataaaaagtaatattgaaaaaaaaccCTCACACATGAATAAATCAtaggcaaaaaataaataaatacatgcatgtgtatctgttgaacaaacaaaaatacataaattgttaaaaaatcaactcaaagtcaaatgagcagcagcagcagcaacaacaactgcaaaagtCAATAAACATTGTAATGCTATGTAGAAAAAAGCGCTTGAACTAACCGCtgcatatgcataatttataaagctatttaaacgcgcatttaactaattaaaaatatagcgcacttcaattataaattgctgcaaacttGCTGCACACCCTTTGGGCAATTATTATGATGTGCGGCCAGcgaacaaatttgcaattaaaattgagaaagcgcaatgcaacaaattacTGTACTGCAAATTCATACAACATACAGATAAGTGTTGAGCGtttcgtatgcgcaatgctaATCAAAGCGTtcattacgtatacgacagCGTGACATATttgactatgtgtgtgtgtgtgagtgagtgtgagtgtgagcgtGTGCGTCATGCGAGCAGCTAATTTTggatatttgttgtttatgggTATTGTcgattttttggcttttagcaGGCAAATACTAATTGACATTTGGCTATGAATGCCACAAGCCGTTCAGCGGGGGAGGATATCCGAATGTATAAGCGTATTATGGGCGGGGGGAGTTAGTGTATAAAAGTAACTGCAGtttcaattaagcaattagCGCCATTGAAACAAATCCAACACGTTTTGTGGCTTATAAAACTGTTGTCTGATGTCGACATTGGCTAGCCGCAAGCCACGCCCATTGCCGCCCACCATTTGCTACACATATATTACACAAATTAGTATGTATTGGCCCCAAGGGTATTGCGTTTTAGTTACTGTTGCTAATTTAGCATTTACTAAGcgattttatttgctttgcatttatttagcgTATTTATGCGAATTTTACGCTTGAGCCATTTAAaccaaatataacaaataatattttgctatttttataaacgcAAACATACAAAGCATctatttaagcagcttaaatttgttgttgtaagcaCGTCAAGCATGcattatgtacatacattttatGTATGTGAAAGCAGCTTAGTGCAGCTGCGTTTAGTGTAGATGTTGGTAGGTGGTGGGTGGGGCGATGTATGCAGTGAAAGTGGCATTCGACTAAATCTGTAGCTGCatttatgattttaatttgcgctttaataaacttgacagctttgtgtgcaaaatgttaattatcGCAAATTTAATCAGTGACTAATTTAATTGACAGCttgactttttgtttgttatttggcACGCTACGCGACGCAGGTTATAAACGAGGCCAATGCCTAACAGTCAACGgaaagtttgttgtttaaagaaatttgtttgttctttCAAAAGATTTAAATTACTCTTTTATTTGAAACGCAGTACATGTACAAAGCCAGGCATACATCaatatctaaatatatttatgaagaGCTGCACTTCCTCTTAAATTATGTACAAAATAGTAAGCAATCAATTCATTGATTGATCATTGATCATTCTAGAAGCTCAGCAAACTAATCATATAACTGCAACgaatttacatttaacatttacataacttttgttttgtacatctaAAATAAAAGAACGATTTGTACATTTGTCCAAATGATGTATTGTACATATACAAAGGTTTTTTTTGGTCTATCTGCATGAATTTTTACTTGATtcttttgtacatcaacaaccatcGGTGTTAGTTTGAATCAGCAACCATGGATTGTTGTTTGTACCTCAAACAACCTCGTTTGCTACTTTGTTacatcaaacaaacaaaggtTGCTTGATTCACTCAGCACCATTGATTGCCTTCGTTGTACATCACAACCATACGGTTGCTCTTCCGTACACCTCCTTCCGCGCTGTGATCAGAAGTTATGCACTTATATCAGTGGTTGCTGCGTGGCTGTCCAATTAATCAATGGTCTTGCTGCCGTCTCACAATCAATGGTGTTTGCCGCGCATGCCAATATATCAATTTGGTTTTTGCGCGCATCCAAtcaatcaatggttttgccgcgcatccaATAATGGCAATGGATGTGGCGTGCATTTCCAACTCATGGTTGCTTGCCGTGCAgacaataatcaatggttttgccgcgcatttcaataatcaatgttgttcttttttttttactgcgattccaataatcatgggttttgcgcgcattccaattaTCAaaggttttgccgcgcattccaataatcaatggttttgccgcgcattcaataatcaatggttttgccgcgcattccaaaattcaatggttttgccgcgcattcaataatcaatagtTTTTGCCGCGCTATTCCATAATtcatggttgctgccgtgcagtaccaataatcaatgttgtTGCCGTGCAGACCATAATCAATGGCTTTTGCGCGCTTCATAATCAATAGTTTTTGCGGGCtatttccaataatcaatggttgttGCCGCGATTCAATAATCATGTTTTCCGCGCATTCCCATAATCAATAGTTTTGCCGCGAATTCaataatcaaattgttgctgcgtgGCAGACCAATATCAATTTGTTGCCGCGACATTCcaatatcaatggttttgcgcgcAATTTCCAATATCAAtagttttgccgcgcattcaataatcaatgggttgctgccgtgcattccaaaaatcaatggttttgccgcagaccaataatcaatggtttttgcgcgcattccaataatcaatggttttgccgcgcattccactttccaataatcaatcggtttgccgcgctttccaataatcaatgggtttgccgcgcattccataacaatggtttttgcgcgcattccaataatcaatggttttgccgcgcattccataaTCGAATGGTTACTGGCGTGCTTCAATACTCATTGGTTGCTGCTccgtgcagaccaataatcaatggttttgcctcGCATTAATcatggtttttgccgcgcattcaaaTATCAATGTTTTGCGGCATCCAATATCAATGTTTTCCCGGCatccaataatcaatttgtttttgcgcgcattcaataatcaatggtttgcgcGCTTCAATAATCGAATGGTTTTCCCGCgtcattccaataatcaatggttttagCCGCGCtcataatcaatggttttgccgcgcattccataatcaatggtttgccgcgcattccataatcaatggttgctggcgtgATTCCAATactcattggttgctgccgtgcaacCAAtcatcaatggttttgccgcgcatcaaataatcaatggtttttgcgcgcattccaataatcgaTGGTTTTCCGCGCATTACAATAAATGGTTTTGTCGCGCATTTCAATAATCAAtttggtttttgccgcgcattcattaatcaatggttttgcgcgcttttcaataatcaatggtttttgccgcgctttccaataatcaatgttgcCGCACATTTCAaatatcaatggttttgccgcgtcTTTCATACTCATTGGTTTGCTGCCGTTCGACCAATAATCGATGGTTTTGCCccgcattccaataattcaatgttgttgccgcgcattccaatactCAATGGTTTTTCCCGCGGCATTCcaatatcaatggttttgccagGCATTCAATAATTCAAATGGTTTTGCCGGCATTCCAATAAATCATTGGTGTTGCggcattcaataatcaatggtttttcccgcgcattccaataatcaatggtttttgccgcgcataccaataatcaatggtttttgccgcgcattccaataatcaatggttgctggcgtgcatcCCTATAATCAATAATTTAGCCGCGTCttcccaataatcaatggttttccgcgcattccaatatcaattgttttgccgcgcattccattACAATGTTTCtcccgcgcattccaataatcaatgagtttttgcgcgcattcaataatcatGGTTTTTCCCGCGCAttcccaataatcaatgttttgcggcgcattccaataatcaatggtttccGCGCCATTCCAATAATTCAATGGTTTTACCGCGCTTCAATTATCAAGTGGTTTTGCcggcattccaataatcatggttgttgcgcgcattccaatatccAATTGGTTGTTTGTCTCGCTTACAATAATCAATGTTGCTTGCCCTTGCgacaataatcaatggttttgccgcgcatttccataatcaatggttgcttgCCGTGCAGCCAATATCATGGTTTTGCCGcgattccaataatcaattggttttgccgcgcattccaataatcaatggttttgccgcgcattccaatatccAAGGTTTTTCCGCGCATTTCAATAATCAAtagttttgccgcgcattccaaatATCAATTGgttgcgcgcattccaataatccatggttgctgccgtgcagacccataatcaatggtttttgccgcgcattccataatcaatggttttttgccgcgcatcaataatcaatggttttgcgcgtcaataatcaatggtttttcccgcgcattccaataatcaatggttttgcgcgcttccaataatcaatgttttgccgcgcattccaatatcaATTGGTTTGTGCCGCGCTTCAATAATTCAATggtttgctgccgctgcagacCAATAAATCAATGTGTTTTGCGCGCATTCATAATCCAatggttttgcgcgcattcaaTATTCAATAGTTTTGCCGCGgcatttccaataatcaatggtttttgccgcgcattccataatcaatggttgtgCCGTGCAGaacaataatcaatggttttgccgcgcattccattatcaatggttttgccgcgcattccaatatcatggttttgcgcgcattcataatcaatggttgtgCCGTGGCAGACCAagtaatcaatggttttgcgcgcattccaatatcctggtttttgccgcgcattccaataatcaatggtttttgccgcgcattcaaatattcattggttttgccgcgcattccaataatcaatggttgctgcttgcagtccaataatcaatggttgcttccgtgcagtccaataatcatgggttgctgccgtgcagtccataATCAATGTTGCTTCGTGCagtcaataatcaatggttgcgcccgtgcagtccaatactCAATGGTTGCTTGccgtgcattccaataatcaatggatGCTTGGCCGTTGCTGTCAAAACACTGATTGTGCACGttgcattccaataatcatggtTTGCTGCCGGTGAGTCCAATactcaatggttgctgccgtgcattcCTCAATAATCAAAGGTTGCTGCCGTTTGCTGTCCAATAACACTATTCTGGCCGTTGCATTCAAATAACAATGGTCTGcttgccgtgcagtccaataatcaaagcaaacCATTGTTTCTAGTTTGCCACATCAGCAccttgttttgcttgtttgatATCAGCACCATGGCTGCTAGTTTGTACACAGCAACCCAAGgttgttgttttgtacatcaacaccaaagttgcttgttttgtacatcagcaccAATTGGTAGCTTGTTCTCTGGTCTCTCTTTGTATCAATTAACCCTTAAAGTATGCAGCACTTTTCTGCgcagcaaccaaaggttgcttgttttgtacatcaacaaccaaaggttgtaCGTTATGTACATTAGCAACTAAAGCTTGTTTCCGTTGAACATCATAACCAAAAGTTGTTTCTTTTGTACATCATGAACCAAAGAAAGCTTATT
The DNA window shown above is from Drosophila busckii strain San Diego stock center, stock number 13000-0081.31 chromosome 3L, ASM1175060v1, whole genome shotgun sequence and carries:
- the LOC108599653 gene encoding LOW QUALITY PROTEIN: GDNF-inducible zinc finger protein 1 (The sequence of the model RefSeq protein was modified relative to this genomic sequence to represent the inferred CDS: inserted 2 bases in 1 codon) → MLKMTNVPMPTLKLSSNNNAKATTKKTQQHNGVAAASVAAASSLRCAADDTDESDEDSESELDIDEDILLDDDADDVVLQIDSEDEAELEAQRIRLDDAKAAAAAKSQVSNGKATTTKTTTAATSTVMTTTTKTQSQSKPASRKPRGRPPGSSNKSNNKNNTKNTNTNKRKNSNSSCASASVAAAVAEEAVVHVSTPSPPPLPSPPPPPPSTLPIVTAQIHADEKAHRFIYSCVSCSLLYGDVASLTQHWLKAHQPAEGEGERESKRIKSKAVASEEVKLEAPLELNDGIKLSDLKCCAQLLLLQVGGAKDAAAAVDGESSCMQLTCNECKASFEQSKQLQQHLSEQHEIFKLLVPKEEPSEPMVSIPCDLARSKPSCLAVPSPELPETPPPEKEATDKDDLAMISAMVAEIAAERSNKVTKMIIKLPVGKGRGRKRKKDKQQAKEPAEQPAEAQQAEQPAQQPEAEQTTNEEPANARNGKRKRAHKTQKSVEKEMENDVEQRSPQVQPLPEPEPEPEIKEEPEPRRARKSRTCVDYVVDVKDEEDEDVDIEDAQSDAESISPLNSSTDDSLVLKSIKRESSEESQRNGGTIHTCNFCSKTFQRFSRLQDHLRLHTGEKPHVCGQCGRAFRLKMRLTEHQLRHRTEKAFKCEICALPLATKQDMALHMRHHKNDRRYKCERCGKGFVRSSDLAIHVRVHTGEKPYSCDICSKAFRARQNLVVHRRTHLGEKPIECTLCDKRFARKIDMRVHMRRHTGEKPFNCSACQRGYSSRVNLQRHQQREHAGETXLKLTRKEPEQSTTEESKSKPAARRPRREKLKEKIAAQEKLLNDLKRSLSTLTDIAEELPAASDAESKLGVSELAADAGAGAPAQVSVTVSMQVEPAKADDEEEEEEITPEKENALSSVAPADTATSNGKAKANRKITSYFTVVGQQAEI